One Coleofasciculaceae cyanobacterium genomic region harbors:
- a CDS encoding zinc ribbon domain-containing protein, with translation SISDAAWGEMFRQLEYKCEWYGRTLVKIDRFFPSSKRCSHCGFVMDKLPLNVRSWDCPSCQTKGIGRDINAGKNILAAGLAVIVCGADIRPDNHSVKARQRGLGGFPAEAKPQIVVFDDWRRSSVAQRLSQEGQLRKTRKGRKQKLKS, from the coding sequence TAGTATTAGCGATGCTGCTTGGGGCGAAATGTTTCGTCAGCTTGAATATAAATGTGAATGGTACGGACGCACATTGGTTAAAATTGACCGATTTTTCCCCAGTAGTAAGCGATGCAGCCATTGCGGTTTCGTAATGGATAAGTTGCCTTTGAATGTTCGCAGTTGGGATTGTCCTAGCTGCCAAACCAAAGGCATCGGGCGCGACATTAATGCTGGAAAAAATATACTCGCCGCAGGGCTTGCGGTGATTGTCTGTGGAGCGGACATAAGACCTGATAACCATAGCGTTAAAGCGCGACAACGCGGTCTTGGGGGTTTCCCCGCAGAGGCGAAGCCTCAGATCGTCGTCTTCGACGACTGGCGACGCAGTAGCGTCGCGCAGCGATTGTCGCAAGAAGGGCAGTTGCGAAAAACCCGTAAAGGAAGAAAACAGAAACTTAAGTCGTGA